The following are encoded in a window of Rosa chinensis cultivar Old Blush chromosome 4, RchiOBHm-V2, whole genome shotgun sequence genomic DNA:
- the LOC112197425 gene encoding AMSH-like ubiquitin thioesterase 2 isoform X6, whose translation MCEALCVWLLVLFKHLGNYCDEVRSCAMAERNHLSLRVINGEQATLSSLNSLQSGSSCLARKFLAPSEWQNITVHTVTQFSPSPLISCTQSMPQGATVSQITAANSEQSCDQSTSSSVLRDVHISARLMEDFLQLAKDNTEKDLETCGTLGAFLKNETFYVTTLIIPKQESTSNSCQATNDEEVFAIQNEQSLFPVGWIHTHPSQSCFMSSVDLHTHYSRQVMVPEAFAIVMAPTDTSRNLLVEIFPEAMEYSGYLTLVG comes from the exons ATGTGTGAAGCACTTTGTGTTTGGTTGTTAGTTCTGTTTAAGCACCTTGGGAATTATTGTGACGAG GTTAGAAGTTGTGCTATGGCAGAAAGAAACCATCTAAG CTTGAGAGTCATCAATGGGGAACAAGCTACTTTGTCATCTTTGAATTCGTTGCAATCTGGCAGTAGTTGCTTGGCTCGTAAATTTCTTGCTCCAAGCGAATGGCAGAATATTACAGTTCATACTGTTACGCAATTCTCCCCTTCTCCTTTAATCTCTTGCACACAAAGTATGCCTCAAGGTGCTACTGTTTCACAAATTACAGCCGCGAATTCAGAACAGTCATGTGATCAATCAACATCATCTAGTGTCCTGCGAGATGTACATATC tcaGCTCGGTTAATGGAAGATTTCCTTCAGCTTGCTAAGGACAACACAGAGAAGGATCTTGAAACCTGTGGGACTCTTGGCGCCTTTCTT AAAAATGAAACATTCTATGTGACGACTCTGATCATACCCAAGCAGGAATCCACTTCCAACTCT TGTCAGGCAACGAATGACGAGGAAGTCTTTGCCATACAAAATGAACAATCACTTTTTCCTGTAGGATGGATCCAT ACACATCCTTCTCAGAGTTGTTTTATGTCATCAGTGGATTTACACACACATTATTCACGTCAG GTTATGGTACCTGAGGCTTTTGCCATTGTCATGGCCCCAACTGATACTTCAAG AAATTTATTGGTTGAGATTTTTCCAGAAGCTATGGAATATTCCGGCTATCTGACCCTGGTGGGATGA
- the LOC112197425 gene encoding AMSH-like ubiquitin thioesterase 2 isoform X5 yields MAERNHLSLRVINGEQATLSSLNSLQSGSSCLARKFLAPSEWQNITVHTVTQFSPSPLISCTQSMPQGATVSQITAANSEQSCDQSTSSSVLRDVHISARLMEDFLQLAKDNTEKDLETCGTLGAFLKNETFYVTTLIIPKQESTSNSCQATNDEEVFAIQNEQSLFPVGWIHTHPSQSCFMSSVDLHTHYSRQVMVPEAFAIVMAPTDTSRSYGIFRLSDPGGMSVLKECQETGFHTHEETGDGSPIYEHCSNVYTNSNLRFEIFDLR; encoded by the exons ATGGCAGAAAGAAACCATCTAAG CTTGAGAGTCATCAATGGGGAACAAGCTACTTTGTCATCTTTGAATTCGTTGCAATCTGGCAGTAGTTGCTTGGCTCGTAAATTTCTTGCTCCAAGCGAATGGCAGAATATTACAGTTCATACTGTTACGCAATTCTCCCCTTCTCCTTTAATCTCTTGCACACAAAGTATGCCTCAAGGTGCTACTGTTTCACAAATTACAGCCGCGAATTCAGAACAGTCATGTGATCAATCAACATCATCTAGTGTCCTGCGAGATGTACATATC tcaGCTCGGTTAATGGAAGATTTCCTTCAGCTTGCTAAGGACAACACAGAGAAGGATCTTGAAACCTGTGGGACTCTTGGCGCCTTTCTT AAAAATGAAACATTCTATGTGACGACTCTGATCATACCCAAGCAGGAATCCACTTCCAACTCT TGTCAGGCAACGAATGACGAGGAAGTCTTTGCCATACAAAATGAACAATCACTTTTTCCTGTAGGATGGATCCAT ACACATCCTTCTCAGAGTTGTTTTATGTCATCAGTGGATTTACACACACATTATTCACGTCAG GTTATGGTACCTGAGGCTTTTGCCATTGTCATGGCCCCAACTGATACTTCAAG AAGCTATGGAATATTCCGGCTATCTGACCCTGGTGGGATGAGTGTCTTGAAAGAGTGCCAAGAGACAGGGTTCCACACTCACGAAGAAACAGGAGATGGGAGTCCCATTTACGAGCACTGCTCCAACGTCTACACAAACTCAAATCTGAGGTTTGAAATCTTTGACTTGCGTTGA
- the LOC112197424 gene encoding uncharacterized protein LOC112197424: MQAISVPASSPSLDSYVNSKNNFEYSQLSANFTATVKVSEDVKRTASGEEEKPEKETQNDVAAVDEDEIEVEEEEEEEEFSFFCTNPDGSPISADDAFQDGQIRPVYPIFNRDLLFADAYDGGSSSRQKEASSSSSLRPPLKKLFFEDRDAPSSSASESDELEAVPEGSYCEWSKNAKEVSPELRNNKSNSTGSSKLWRIRDLVPRSNSDGKDAFVFLNPNSATPKQNRAAAAAAAAAKSVKPVEKAQGQKGKKAETVSSAHEKHYVMNRAKKEGDKRRSYLPYRPGVVGFGFFTNVNGLSRNVHPF; this comes from the coding sequence ATGCAAGCGATTTCGGTTCCGGCTTCGTCTCCGAGTTTGGATTCTTACGTCAATTCAAAGAACAATTTCGAATATTCGCAGCTCTCTGCGAATTTCACCGCTACTGTCAAAGTCTCAGAGGACGTAAAACGCACAGCTTCAGGTGAGGAAGAGAAACCAGAGAAGGAAACGCAAAATGACGTCGCTGCTGTAGATGAGGACGAGATAGAagtagaagaagaggaagaggaagaggagttCTCGTTTTTCTGCACGAATCCCGACGGATCACCGATTTCAGCCGACGACGCGTTCCAGGACGGCCAGATCCGGCCGGTGTATCCGATTTTCAACCGGGATCTCCTCTTCGCCGACGCCTACGACGGCGGTTCTTCTTCCCGCCAGAAAGAGGCTTCCTCTTCTTCGTCTCTAAGGCCGCCATTGAAAAAGCTCTTCTTCGAAGACCGCGACGCTCCATCGTCGTCGGCCTCCGAATCCGACGAGCTCGAAGCCGTCCCGGAGGGAAGCTACTGCGAGTGGTCCAAGAACGCCAAGGAAGTCTCGCCGGAGCTCCGAAACAACAAGAGCAATTCCACCGGGTCCTCCAAGCTCTGGAGAATCAGGGACTTGGTTCCTCGGAGCAACAGCGACGGCAAGGACGCGTTCGTGTTCCTGAACCCTAATTCGGCGACCCCGAAGCAAAATAGAGCGgctgcggcggcggcggcggccgCTAAGAGCGTAAAACCGGTGGAGAAAGCTCAGGGGCAAAAGGGTAAAAAGGCCGAAACGGTGTCGTCGGCGCACGAGAAGCATTACGTGATGAACAGAGCGAAGAAGGAAGGGGATAAACGACGGTCGTATTTGCCGTACAGGCCGGGTGTGGTCGGTTTCGGGTTCTTCACCAATGTGAACGGGTTGAGCAGAAATGTTCATCCTTTCTGA
- the LOC112197425 gene encoding AMSH-like ubiquitin thioesterase 2 isoform X3, with protein sequence MCEALCVWLLVLFKHLGNYCDEVRSCAMAERNHLSLRVINGEQATLSSLNSLQSGSSCLARKFLAPSEWQNITVHTVTQFSPSPLISCTQSMPQGATVSQITAANSEQSCDQSTSSSVLRDVHISARLMEDFLQLAKDNTEKDLETCGTLGAFLKNETFYVTTLIIPKQESTSNSCQATNDEEVFAIQNEQSLFPVGWIHVMVPEAFAIVMAPTDTSRSYGIFRLSDPGGMSVLKECQETGFHTHEETGDGSPIYEHCSNVYTNSNLRFEIFDLR encoded by the exons ATGTGTGAAGCACTTTGTGTTTGGTTGTTAGTTCTGTTTAAGCACCTTGGGAATTATTGTGACGAG GTTAGAAGTTGTGCTATGGCAGAAAGAAACCATCTAAG CTTGAGAGTCATCAATGGGGAACAAGCTACTTTGTCATCTTTGAATTCGTTGCAATCTGGCAGTAGTTGCTTGGCTCGTAAATTTCTTGCTCCAAGCGAATGGCAGAATATTACAGTTCATACTGTTACGCAATTCTCCCCTTCTCCTTTAATCTCTTGCACACAAAGTATGCCTCAAGGTGCTACTGTTTCACAAATTACAGCCGCGAATTCAGAACAGTCATGTGATCAATCAACATCATCTAGTGTCCTGCGAGATGTACATATC tcaGCTCGGTTAATGGAAGATTTCCTTCAGCTTGCTAAGGACAACACAGAGAAGGATCTTGAAACCTGTGGGACTCTTGGCGCCTTTCTT AAAAATGAAACATTCTATGTGACGACTCTGATCATACCCAAGCAGGAATCCACTTCCAACTCT TGTCAGGCAACGAATGACGAGGAAGTCTTTGCCATACAAAATGAACAATCACTTTTTCCTGTAGGATGGATCCAT GTTATGGTACCTGAGGCTTTTGCCATTGTCATGGCCCCAACTGATACTTCAAG AAGCTATGGAATATTCCGGCTATCTGACCCTGGTGGGATGAGTGTCTTGAAAGAGTGCCAAGAGACAGGGTTCCACACTCACGAAGAAACAGGAGATGGGAGTCCCATTTACGAGCACTGCTCCAACGTCTACACAAACTCAAATCTGAGGTTTGAAATCTTTGACTTGCGTTGA
- the LOC112200073 gene encoding carbonic anhydrase, chloroplastic isoform X3, with translation MAGTFRKCMMLCCTAKVTKEEDMAYEDAIAGLSKLLSDKADLEGVAAARINQITAELERAGSDGFDPVEKLKSGFVHFKTEKFEKDVDLYGQLAKGQSPKTKYSGVGAAIEYAVLHLKVENIVVIGHSSCGGIKGLMSIPDDGTTASDFIENWVKICAPAKTKVKSACGDLTFAEQCTSLEKEAVNVSLANLLTYPFVREAVVNNKLALKGGYYDFVNGGFQLWDLDFNITPNVIV, from the exons ATGGCCGGAACGTTTAGAAAATGCATGATGCTTTGTTGCACAGCAAAGGTCACG AAGGAAGAAGACATGGCTTACGAGGATGCCATTGCCGGACTTTCGAAGCTTCTCAG TGACAAAGCTGACCTCGAAGGCGTCGCCGCCGCCAGGATCAACCAGATAACCGCCGAGTTGGAGAGGGCCGGGTCGGATGGGTTTGACCCGGTCGAGAAGCTCAAAAGCGGGTTCGTCCACTTCAAGACGGAGAAGTTTGA GAAAGATGTAGACTTGTACGGCCAGCTCGCCAAAGGCCAAAGCCCCAAG ACAAAATACTCGGGAGTGGGGGCGGCCATTGAATACGCAGTGTTGCATCTCAAG GTGGAGAATATTGTGGTGATCGGGCACAGCTCCTGCGGCGGTATAAAGGGGCTCATGTCGATCCCGGACGATGGGACCACCGCGAG TGACTTCATTGAGAATTGGGTCAAAATCTGTGCGCCAGCAAAGACCAAGGTTAAATCAGCATGCGGTGACTTAACTTTTGCAGAGCAGTGCACCAGCTTGGAGAAG GAGGCTGTGAATGTGTCACTTGCGAACTTACTGACATACCCGTTTGTTAGAGAGGCCGTGGTCAACAATAAGCTGGCTCTGAAGGGTGGATACTATGATTTTGTCAACGGTGGTTTCCAGCTCTGGGATCTTGATTTCAATATTACACCCAATGTGATTGTATGA
- the LOC112200073 gene encoding carbonic anhydrase 2 isoform X2 has translation MAYEDAIAGLSKLLSDKADLEGVAAARINQITAELERAGSDGFDPVEKLKSGFVHFKTEKFEKDVDLYGQLAKGQSPKFMVFACSDSRVCPSHILNFQPGEAFMVRNIANMVPPFDTTKYSGVGAAIEYAVLHLKVENIVVIGHSSCGGIKGLMSIPDDGTTASDFIENWVKICAPAKTKVKSACGDLTFAEQCTSLEKEAVNVSLANLLTYPFVREAVVNNKLALKGGYYDFVNGGFQLWDLDFNITPNVIV, from the exons ATGGCTTACGAGGATGCCATTGCCGGACTTTCGAAGCTTCTCAG TGACAAAGCTGACCTCGAAGGCGTCGCCGCCGCCAGGATCAACCAGATAACCGCCGAGTTGGAGAGGGCCGGGTCGGATGGGTTTGACCCGGTCGAGAAGCTCAAAAGCGGGTTCGTCCACTTCAAGACGGAGAAGTTTGA GAAAGATGTAGACTTGTACGGCCAGCTCGCCAAAGGCCAAAGCCCCAAG TTTATGGTATTTGCATGCTCGGATTCTCGAGTTTGCCCCTCCCACATCCTCAATTTCCAACCAGGGGAGGCTTTCATGGTCCGAAACATTGCCAATATGGTCCCTCCGTTCGACACG ACAAAATACTCGGGAGTGGGGGCGGCCATTGAATACGCAGTGTTGCATCTCAAG GTGGAGAATATTGTGGTGATCGGGCACAGCTCCTGCGGCGGTATAAAGGGGCTCATGTCGATCCCGGACGATGGGACCACCGCGAG TGACTTCATTGAGAATTGGGTCAAAATCTGTGCGCCAGCAAAGACCAAGGTTAAATCAGCATGCGGTGACTTAACTTTTGCAGAGCAGTGCACCAGCTTGGAGAAG GAGGCTGTGAATGTGTCACTTGCGAACTTACTGACATACCCGTTTGTTAGAGAGGCCGTGGTCAACAATAAGCTGGCTCTGAAGGGTGGATACTATGATTTTGTCAACGGTGGTTTCCAGCTCTGGGATCTTGATTTCAATATTACACCCAATGTGATTGTATGA
- the LOC112197425 gene encoding AMSH-like ubiquitin thioesterase 2 isoform X7 translates to MCEALCVWLLVLFKHLGNYCDEVRSCAMAERNHLSLRVINGEQATLSSLNSLQSGSSCLARKFLAPSEWQNITVHTVTQFSPSPLISCTQSMPQGATVSQITAANSEQSCDQSTSSSVLRDVHISARLMEDFLQLAKDNTEKDLETCGTLGAFLKNETFYVTTLIIPKQESTSNSCQATNDEEVFAIQNEQSLFPVGWIHVMVPEAFAIVMAPTDTSRNLLVEIFPEAMEYSGYLTLVG, encoded by the exons ATGTGTGAAGCACTTTGTGTTTGGTTGTTAGTTCTGTTTAAGCACCTTGGGAATTATTGTGACGAG GTTAGAAGTTGTGCTATGGCAGAAAGAAACCATCTAAG CTTGAGAGTCATCAATGGGGAACAAGCTACTTTGTCATCTTTGAATTCGTTGCAATCTGGCAGTAGTTGCTTGGCTCGTAAATTTCTTGCTCCAAGCGAATGGCAGAATATTACAGTTCATACTGTTACGCAATTCTCCCCTTCTCCTTTAATCTCTTGCACACAAAGTATGCCTCAAGGTGCTACTGTTTCACAAATTACAGCCGCGAATTCAGAACAGTCATGTGATCAATCAACATCATCTAGTGTCCTGCGAGATGTACATATC tcaGCTCGGTTAATGGAAGATTTCCTTCAGCTTGCTAAGGACAACACAGAGAAGGATCTTGAAACCTGTGGGACTCTTGGCGCCTTTCTT AAAAATGAAACATTCTATGTGACGACTCTGATCATACCCAAGCAGGAATCCACTTCCAACTCT TGTCAGGCAACGAATGACGAGGAAGTCTTTGCCATACAAAATGAACAATCACTTTTTCCTGTAGGATGGATCCAT GTTATGGTACCTGAGGCTTTTGCCATTGTCATGGCCCCAACTGATACTTCAAG AAATTTATTGGTTGAGATTTTTCCAGAAGCTATGGAATATTCCGGCTATCTGACCCTGGTGGGATGA
- the LOC112197425 gene encoding AMSH-like ubiquitin thioesterase 2 isoform X2, giving the protein MCEALCVWLLVLFKHLGNYCDEVRSCAMAERNHLSLRVINGEQATLSSLNSLQSGSSCLARKFLAPSEWQNITVHTVTQFSPSPLISCTQSMPQGATVSQITAANSEQSCDQSTSSSVLRDVHISARLMEDFLQLAKDNTEKDLETCGTLGAFLKNETFYVTTLIIPKQESTSNSCQATNDEEVFAIQNEQSLFPVGWIHTHPSQSCFMSSVDLHTHYSRQVMVPEAFAIVMAPTDTSSYGIFRLSDPGGMSVLKECQETGFHTHEETGDGSPIYEHCSNVYTNSNLRFEIFDLR; this is encoded by the exons ATGTGTGAAGCACTTTGTGTTTGGTTGTTAGTTCTGTTTAAGCACCTTGGGAATTATTGTGACGAG GTTAGAAGTTGTGCTATGGCAGAAAGAAACCATCTAAG CTTGAGAGTCATCAATGGGGAACAAGCTACTTTGTCATCTTTGAATTCGTTGCAATCTGGCAGTAGTTGCTTGGCTCGTAAATTTCTTGCTCCAAGCGAATGGCAGAATATTACAGTTCATACTGTTACGCAATTCTCCCCTTCTCCTTTAATCTCTTGCACACAAAGTATGCCTCAAGGTGCTACTGTTTCACAAATTACAGCCGCGAATTCAGAACAGTCATGTGATCAATCAACATCATCTAGTGTCCTGCGAGATGTACATATC tcaGCTCGGTTAATGGAAGATTTCCTTCAGCTTGCTAAGGACAACACAGAGAAGGATCTTGAAACCTGTGGGACTCTTGGCGCCTTTCTT AAAAATGAAACATTCTATGTGACGACTCTGATCATACCCAAGCAGGAATCCACTTCCAACTCT TGTCAGGCAACGAATGACGAGGAAGTCTTTGCCATACAAAATGAACAATCACTTTTTCCTGTAGGATGGATCCAT ACACATCCTTCTCAGAGTTGTTTTATGTCATCAGTGGATTTACACACACATTATTCACGTCAG GTTATGGTACCTGAGGCTTTTGCCATTGTCATGGCCCCAACTGATACTTCAAG CTATGGAATATTCCGGCTATCTGACCCTGGTGGGATGAGTGTCTTGAAAGAGTGCCAAGAGACAGGGTTCCACACTCACGAAGAAACAGGAGATGGGAGTCCCATTTACGAGCACTGCTCCAACGTCTACACAAACTCAAATCTGAGGTTTGAAATCTTTGACTTGCGTTGA
- the LOC112200073 gene encoding carbonic anhydrase 2 isoform X1 — protein MAGTFRKCMMLCCTAKVTKEEDMAYEDAIAGLSKLLSDKADLEGVAAARINQITAELERAGSDGFDPVEKLKSGFVHFKTEKFEKDVDLYGQLAKGQSPKFMVFACSDSRVCPSHILNFQPGEAFMVRNIANMVPPFDTTKYSGVGAAIEYAVLHLKVENIVVIGHSSCGGIKGLMSIPDDGTTASDFIENWVKICAPAKTKVKSACGDLTFAEQCTSLEKEAVNVSLANLLTYPFVREAVVNNKLALKGGYYDFVNGGFQLWDLDFNITPNVIV, from the exons ATGGCCGGAACGTTTAGAAAATGCATGATGCTTTGTTGCACAGCAAAGGTCACG AAGGAAGAAGACATGGCTTACGAGGATGCCATTGCCGGACTTTCGAAGCTTCTCAG TGACAAAGCTGACCTCGAAGGCGTCGCCGCCGCCAGGATCAACCAGATAACCGCCGAGTTGGAGAGGGCCGGGTCGGATGGGTTTGACCCGGTCGAGAAGCTCAAAAGCGGGTTCGTCCACTTCAAGACGGAGAAGTTTGA GAAAGATGTAGACTTGTACGGCCAGCTCGCCAAAGGCCAAAGCCCCAAG TTTATGGTATTTGCATGCTCGGATTCTCGAGTTTGCCCCTCCCACATCCTCAATTTCCAACCAGGGGAGGCTTTCATGGTCCGAAACATTGCCAATATGGTCCCTCCGTTCGACACG ACAAAATACTCGGGAGTGGGGGCGGCCATTGAATACGCAGTGTTGCATCTCAAG GTGGAGAATATTGTGGTGATCGGGCACAGCTCCTGCGGCGGTATAAAGGGGCTCATGTCGATCCCGGACGATGGGACCACCGCGAG TGACTTCATTGAGAATTGGGTCAAAATCTGTGCGCCAGCAAAGACCAAGGTTAAATCAGCATGCGGTGACTTAACTTTTGCAGAGCAGTGCACCAGCTTGGAGAAG GAGGCTGTGAATGTGTCACTTGCGAACTTACTGACATACCCGTTTGTTAGAGAGGCCGTGGTCAACAATAAGCTGGCTCTGAAGGGTGGATACTATGATTTTGTCAACGGTGGTTTCCAGCTCTGGGATCTTGATTTCAATATTACACCCAATGTGATTGTATGA
- the LOC112197425 gene encoding AMSH-like ubiquitin thioesterase 2 isoform X4 — protein sequence MCEALCVWLLVLFKHLGNYCDEVRSCAMAERNHLSLRVINGEQATLSSLNSLQSGSSCLARKFLAPSEWQNITVHTVTQFSPSPLISCTQSMPQGATVSQITAANSEQSCDQSTSSSVLRDVHISARLMEDFLQLAKDNTEKDLETCGTLGAFLKNETFYVTTLIIPKQESTSNSCQATNDEEVFAIQNEQSLFPVGWIHVMVPEAFAIVMAPTDTSSYGIFRLSDPGGMSVLKECQETGFHTHEETGDGSPIYEHCSNVYTNSNLRFEIFDLR from the exons ATGTGTGAAGCACTTTGTGTTTGGTTGTTAGTTCTGTTTAAGCACCTTGGGAATTATTGTGACGAG GTTAGAAGTTGTGCTATGGCAGAAAGAAACCATCTAAG CTTGAGAGTCATCAATGGGGAACAAGCTACTTTGTCATCTTTGAATTCGTTGCAATCTGGCAGTAGTTGCTTGGCTCGTAAATTTCTTGCTCCAAGCGAATGGCAGAATATTACAGTTCATACTGTTACGCAATTCTCCCCTTCTCCTTTAATCTCTTGCACACAAAGTATGCCTCAAGGTGCTACTGTTTCACAAATTACAGCCGCGAATTCAGAACAGTCATGTGATCAATCAACATCATCTAGTGTCCTGCGAGATGTACATATC tcaGCTCGGTTAATGGAAGATTTCCTTCAGCTTGCTAAGGACAACACAGAGAAGGATCTTGAAACCTGTGGGACTCTTGGCGCCTTTCTT AAAAATGAAACATTCTATGTGACGACTCTGATCATACCCAAGCAGGAATCCACTTCCAACTCT TGTCAGGCAACGAATGACGAGGAAGTCTTTGCCATACAAAATGAACAATCACTTTTTCCTGTAGGATGGATCCAT GTTATGGTACCTGAGGCTTTTGCCATTGTCATGGCCCCAACTGATACTTCAAG CTATGGAATATTCCGGCTATCTGACCCTGGTGGGATGAGTGTCTTGAAAGAGTGCCAAGAGACAGGGTTCCACACTCACGAAGAAACAGGAGATGGGAGTCCCATTTACGAGCACTGCTCCAACGTCTACACAAACTCAAATCTGAGGTTTGAAATCTTTGACTTGCGTTGA
- the LOC112197425 gene encoding AMSH-like ubiquitin thioesterase 2 isoform X1: MCEALCVWLLVLFKHLGNYCDEVRSCAMAERNHLSLRVINGEQATLSSLNSLQSGSSCLARKFLAPSEWQNITVHTVTQFSPSPLISCTQSMPQGATVSQITAANSEQSCDQSTSSSVLRDVHISARLMEDFLQLAKDNTEKDLETCGTLGAFLKNETFYVTTLIIPKQESTSNSCQATNDEEVFAIQNEQSLFPVGWIHTHPSQSCFMSSVDLHTHYSRQVMVPEAFAIVMAPTDTSRSYGIFRLSDPGGMSVLKECQETGFHTHEETGDGSPIYEHCSNVYTNSNLRFEIFDLR, encoded by the exons ATGTGTGAAGCACTTTGTGTTTGGTTGTTAGTTCTGTTTAAGCACCTTGGGAATTATTGTGACGAG GTTAGAAGTTGTGCTATGGCAGAAAGAAACCATCTAAG CTTGAGAGTCATCAATGGGGAACAAGCTACTTTGTCATCTTTGAATTCGTTGCAATCTGGCAGTAGTTGCTTGGCTCGTAAATTTCTTGCTCCAAGCGAATGGCAGAATATTACAGTTCATACTGTTACGCAATTCTCCCCTTCTCCTTTAATCTCTTGCACACAAAGTATGCCTCAAGGTGCTACTGTTTCACAAATTACAGCCGCGAATTCAGAACAGTCATGTGATCAATCAACATCATCTAGTGTCCTGCGAGATGTACATATC tcaGCTCGGTTAATGGAAGATTTCCTTCAGCTTGCTAAGGACAACACAGAGAAGGATCTTGAAACCTGTGGGACTCTTGGCGCCTTTCTT AAAAATGAAACATTCTATGTGACGACTCTGATCATACCCAAGCAGGAATCCACTTCCAACTCT TGTCAGGCAACGAATGACGAGGAAGTCTTTGCCATACAAAATGAACAATCACTTTTTCCTGTAGGATGGATCCAT ACACATCCTTCTCAGAGTTGTTTTATGTCATCAGTGGATTTACACACACATTATTCACGTCAG GTTATGGTACCTGAGGCTTTTGCCATTGTCATGGCCCCAACTGATACTTCAAG AAGCTATGGAATATTCCGGCTATCTGACCCTGGTGGGATGAGTGTCTTGAAAGAGTGCCAAGAGACAGGGTTCCACACTCACGAAGAAACAGGAGATGGGAGTCCCATTTACGAGCACTGCTCCAACGTCTACACAAACTCAAATCTGAGGTTTGAAATCTTTGACTTGCGTTGA